From one uncultured Paludibacter sp. genomic stretch:
- a CDS encoding putative Fructan beta-fructosidase (Evidence 3 : Putative function from multiple computational evidences; Product type e : enzyme), with product MKKINSLLFFIIFTTIGFSRILATPIDNSSQGLKTNLGNLEFDKGVWSVNENGLNSNLSGQGDGFVLSNTKAYNFVYEVDVTFNNRNESAASLVFGSNNNLGQKNMYVANIHAHNGVARLFKFQYXPRETEAFDLVSQKTIPLTSDNKYHLSVTVLXNHIVFSINGQVVANSADYTNGGVYGQNDAFIDHNLGLLSWNANCVYQNLYVKEFTDVTNPQLKSLSLDAVNGSIEHNVLFNPTQYVYITNVSNDADKVKINFDKISDATTVSSSVDNVTYSDNILPLKVGTNIVTXTCNNENASVLYRLIIIRRKSPDLYYNEFDRGQYHFSVKQGWTNDPNGLVYYNGEYHLFHQFYYGINWGPMHWGHSTSKDLIHWEXQPIAFYPDEXGTMFSGSAVVDENNTSGLFLDENGMKSASGGLVAVITADGNGERVIVAYSKDGKNWKKHNGVVIDWTEDPLYDRAFRDPKVFRYQNKWFLVIAGGPLRIYSSDNLIDWQIESTYSDLHTECPDMFPLPVVNGDAGERKWVLSRGGVGYKVGDFKQVXGKWQFVPDSQYSGGDSANDGIMNFGNDAYATQTYHVGNFDIPQRIVEISWMNFRAPNLGIENGNQMFNGVFTLQNELSLIKDSSGKYLLQQTPISEYKSLRNIDSKLTLTNQSVNDETKVLDFKGTSYEIESEFTLNDAXEVGFNVRVGNGYYTRISYNAATNSFIIDRRKTGMGPGYYLQRYTQKANLPIINGKVKLHIFVDRNTVELYANDYTIAGSSLIYPLLDCEGVEVFSIGGSVNADINIYPVKSIWQKSTVEPPAENKHFQHLIMYGQSLSTGHEAGTSVSTENIPGNYMLGNQVWFNYKNYDLIEINPLKGHPSFEMPNDIIEPPLLGAVNHIQMKGLEPNIIATSTGNSGKSIEDLSKESQVQNLYDVYTQALKMGAKAAERIKSTISCPAIFWMQGEWNYTLEGSGLTPGSTPTNSKDGYKALLIQLKNNMQNDAMRIYNQTEKPVFYTYQTGAQYTRGRTISIGMAQLEASNENEDIVCTGPVYPMTDYGGHLDANGYRWYGEMLGKVYYKHKILGEDFKPLQPKKIYRDASDDKRIVIQFYVPVSPLVLDEKTLPKEENYGFDIYMRRVRQTIQSVKIINDDCVEIICASPLTEDIEVIYADENTKGHGNLRDNDDYKAVFNYVDIDGKDTDGNYIYPRVNNRSLRPSYEPKDENGNIIYGKPYPLYNFSVAFNYKLAKGENEINIFTSVKKTTSEGSIKIVHTGNLLRIETLNQGKLNVKIYDITGKLQKDFGTQHKNEFQLSGLKTGIYIVSVQTSTEILNRKINI from the coding sequence ATGAAAAAAATAAACTCATTACTTTTTTTTATCATTTTTACCACTATTGGATTTTCCCGGATTTTAGCGACTCCGATTGATAATAGTTCACAGGGGTTGAAAACAAATCTCGGAAATCTTGAGTTTGACAAAGGTGTCTGGAGCGTAAATGAAAATGGTTTAAACAGCAATTTATCAGGTCAGGGAGACGGTTTTGTGCTTTCAAATACCAAAGCCTACAATTTTGTTTATGAAGTGGATGTGACCTTCAATAACCGAAATGAATCTGCCGCTTCACTCGTGTTTGGAAGCAATAATAACTTGGGGCAAAAAAATATGTATGTTGCTAACATACATGCACATAATGGAGTTGCCAGATTATTTAAATTTCAATATAANCCGCGGGAAACCGAAGCTTTTGATTTGGTGAGTCAAAAGACAATTCCTCTTACTTCAGACAACAAATACCATTTGAGTGTTACTGTACTGGNAAATCACATTGTTTTCTCTATTAATGGACAAGTTGTTGCTAATTCGGCTGATTATACCAACGGCGGAGTTTATGGTCAAAATGATGCATTTATTGATCACAATCTTGGATTACTTTCTTGGAACGCCAATTGTGTTTATCAAAACCTGTATGTAAAAGAATTTACAGATGTTACAAATCCACAGTTAAAATCTTTGAGTTTGGATGCTGTAAACGGTTCCATTGAGCATAATGTTCTTTTCAATCCCACTCAATATGTTTATATAACCAATGTCAGCAATGACGCAGATAAGGTTAAAATAAATTTCGATAAAATAAGCGATGCNACAACAGTTTCTTCAAGCGTAGATAATGTTACTTACTCGGATAATATCTTACCGTTGAAAGTTGGAACAAACATCGTTACGNTGACTTGTAATAATGAAAACGCAAGCGTCCTTTATCGATTAATAATTATACGCAGAAAAAGTCCCGATTTGTATTATAATGAGTTTGACCGCGGACAGTATCATTTTTCTGTAAAACAAGGATGGACAAATGATCCGAACGGATTAGTCTATTACAATGGTGAATATCATTTATTCCATCAGTTTTATTATGGTATTAATTGGGGACCAATGCATTGGGGNCATTCTACAAGTAAAGATTTAATACATTGGGAAGANCAACCTATTGCNTTTTATCCCGATGAATANGGCACCATGTTTTCAGGTTCTGCAGTNGTAGATGAAAATAACACGTCCGGTTTATTCTTGGATGAGAACGGTATGAAAAGTGCCTCAGGCGGACTTGTTGCCGTAATTACCGCTGATGGAAATGGAGAACGTGTAATTGTTGCTTACAGTAAAGATGGGAAAAACTGGAAAAAACATAACGGAGTTGTAATAGATTGGACGGAAGACCCTCTTTATGACAGAGCTTTCAGAGATCCCAAAGTATTCCGGTATCAAAATAAATGGTTTTTAGTAATTGCCGGAGGTCCTCTTCGTATTTACTCTTCCGATAATTTAATCGATTGGCAAATAGAATCTACATATTCCGATCTTCACACCGAGTGTCCTGATATGTTTCCGCTTCCGGTTGTTAACGGAGATGCCGGAGAACGTAAATGGGTTTTAAGCAGGGGAGGAGTTGGTTATAAAGTGGGAGATTTTAAACAAGTAANTGGTAAATGGCAATTTGTACCTGACAGCCAATATAGCGGTGGAGATTCCGCTAATGATGGTATTATGAATTTTGGGAATGATGCTTATGCCACTCAGACTTACCACGTAGGTAATTTTGATATTCCGCAACGAATAGTAGAAATCAGTTGGATGAATTTCAGGGCGCCTAATCTTGGAATTGAAAATGGAAATCAAATGTTCAACGGAGTTTTCACTTTGCAAAATGAATTATCCTTAATAAAAGACAGTTCAGGAAAATATTTGCTCCAACAAACTCCTATCAGTGAATATAAATCTTTAAGAAACATTGATTCAAAATTAACTCTTACCAATCAATCTGTAAATGATGAAACAAAAGTATTGGATTTCAAAGGGACATCTTATGAAATTGAATCCGAATTTACTCTAAATGATGCTNCTGAAGTTGGATTTAACGTACGTGTCGGAAATGGATATTATACCCGTATCAGTTATAATGCAGCCACAAATAGTTTCATAATTGACAGAAGAAAAACAGGGATGGGTCCAGGTTATTATTTACAACGCTACACTCAAAAAGCAAATCTTCCTATTATCAATGGTAAAGTAAAACTACACATTTTTGTAGATCGAAATACTGTAGAATTATATGCAAATGATTATACCATAGCCGGTTCTTCATTAATTTATCCGCTCTTGGATTGCGAAGGAGTTGAGGTGTTCTCAATTGGAGGCAGTGTAAATGCCGATATAAATATCTATCCTGTAAAAAGTATTTGGCAAAAATCAACGGTAGAACCTCCGGCTGAAAACAAGCATTTCCAACATTTGATTATGTACGGACAAAGTTTATCAACAGGTCACGAAGCAGGAACAAGTGTTTCGACAGAAAATATTCCCGGAAATTACATGCTCGGAAATCAGGTTTGGTTTAATTATAAAAATTACGACCTGATTGAAATTAATCCGTTAAAAGGACATCCTTCTTTCGAAATGCCAAATGATATTATTGAACCGCCATTATTGGGAGCTGTCAATCATATTCAAATGAAAGGGCTTGAACCAAATATAATTGCAACTTCCACCGGAAATAGTGGAAAATCAATTGAAGATTTGTCCAAAGAAAGCCAGGTTCAAAATCTCTATGATGTTTATACGCAAGCTTTAAAAATGGGTGCAAAAGCTGCTGAAAGAATAAAAAGCACCATTTCCTGCCCGGCAATTTTTTGGATGCAAGGAGAATGGAATTATACTCTTGAAGGAAGCGGATTAACCCCGGGTTCTACTCCCACAAATTCAAAAGATGGCTATAAAGCGCTTTTAATTCAGTTGAAGAACAACATGCAAAATGATGCGATGAGGATTTATAATCAAACCGAAAAACCGGTCTTTTATACCTACCAAACAGGAGCGCAATATACCAGAGGAAGAACAATTTCCATTGGTATGGCGCAATTAGAAGCTTCTAACGAAAACGAAGATATTGTTTGTACCGGTCCGGTTTATCCGATGACTGATTATGGAGGACATTTGGATGCAAACGGATATCGTTGGTACGGTGAAATGCTCGGTAAAGTATATTATAAGCATAAAATTTTAGGGGAAGATTTCAAACCGTTGCAACCGAAAAAAATATACCGCGATGCCAGTGACGATAAACGAATCGTAATTCAGTTTTATGTTCCGGTGTCGCCATTGGTTTTGGATGAGAAAACACTTCCTAAAGAAGAAAATTATGGCTTTGATATTTATATGAGAAGAGTTCGCCAAACCATTCAAAGTGTGAAAATTATAAATGATGATTGTGTGGAAATTATTTGCGCTTCTCCCTTAACCGAGGATATTGAAGTAATTTATGCCGATGAAAATACAAAAGGTCACGGAAATTTAAGAGACAATGATGATTATAAAGCGGTTTTCAATTATGTAGATATTGATGGAAAAGATACGGACGGGAATTACATTTATCCACGTGTGAATAACAGAAGTTTGCGCCCATCTTACGAGCCAAAAGATGAAAATGGAAATATTATCTACGGAAAACCTTATCCTTTATACAATTTTAGCGTAGCTTTTAATTATAAATTAGCTAAAGGAGAGAATGAAATCAACATTTTTACATCAGTAAAAAAAACTACATCCGAAGGAAGTATTAAAATAGTTCACACGGGTAATTTATTGAGAATTGAAACCCTGAATCAAGGGAAATTAAATGTCAAAATTTATGATATTACCGGAAAATTACAAAAAGATTTCGGCACTCAACACAAAAATGAATTTCAATTGAGCGGACTTAAGACAGGAATTTATATTGTATCCGTACAAACTTCGACAGAAATTCTTAATCGTAAAATAAATATATAA
- a CDS encoding hypothetical protein (Evidence 5 : Unknown function), with protein sequence MNETTTRVPMTDWYWTDKPEKAGFQARSVVGGLWIKMLEKKMDENQMSLYTKDKVSY encoded by the coding sequence ATGAACGAAACAACTACACGTGTTCCTATGACCGACTGGTATTGGACAGATAAACCGGAAAAAGCGGGCTTTCAGGCGCGTTCGGTTGTTGGCGGCTTATGGATTAAAATGTTAGAGAAAAAAATGGATGAAAACCAAATGTCTTTATATACAAAAGATAAAGTTTCATATTAA
- a CDS encoding conserved hypothetical protein (Evidence 4 : Unknown function but conserved in other organisms): protein MNTHIKYKIFVLFIILISPAVFKAQISWPEGQLLPSFPASAQTQDLIYLNGSTPIYSKSWTWQAESETINHSTGRLDGDGWLCQVGVDTPNQFMVYGPNDKNVTAGPNIAEFRIMTDNNTIDNDTVVNLDVRNATTGIVLASKKITRKQFTSSGXYISFNINFQMPADSQKIELRVFWRGIAYTKVDYVRVKQDNADAEQYLFSSLKGIVNKXQPRIFSYEGDGXAEGPYTWLNSLGVQYXENKTSNLXTLXKYLSEVSGLIVYDPAQIHTVNLATTLAGKRNALVTSPSFLSLXMAPPYNLPXLEDLRGKFTNKLEVYQTLYDKYWPDIDHRLLIGLNPLAHKAALREYVTAXGAAVXWLDPNIAEESALLNKFLSSMPTGANYMGWWPEEAPGVARVSAYGITTXASDFSTNLTFHSGMPRTIEAKPMPSKPLLENKIYVAFILSDGDXLXXVEHLLRKLWNNPDRGSVPMGWTLSPAMVDAMPGALNYFHKTSTINDNLISGPSGYGYTYPTNWPSVDALNQFAAKTEEYNIRAGFRVITIWNTITGGINRNTGNAFSLNAPTLLGLTAQNTGGLLSIYNSSLPGMPLSCNYCTDVQAMKNHIASASSNWNGSSPRFVIIQAQPWNNVTPTSFKEVMNSLDSKYEVIRPDHIFQLIREANNLSVNPGGIEGDGTGLTGIYYNGTNFDTEVATRVDSLIDFDWGSGSPMQQVNSNGFSVKWTGQVQPRYSGTYTFYSTSDNGSRIWVNNQLIIDSWIGLTGTTYSGAIDLKAGEKYNLKVEYYENAGAAKCKLEWASPLQSREVIPQKQLYKDIASTDIYNNKESAHFLIYPNPTVHGLLNVQLNTSPNEGSYIRIFDVCGKELLREKIKESKQEIDVSKLKKGLYVLNIYANKQTKSMRYIIN from the coding sequence ATGAACACACACATAAAGTATAAAATATTCGTATTATTCATAATTTTAATTTCGCCTGCTGTTTTCAAAGCGCAAATTTCGTGGCCCGAAGGTCAGCTTTTGCCAAGTTTTCCGGCATCGGCGCAAACTCAGGATTTAATTTATCTAAACGGGTCAACCCCGATTTATTCAAAAAGCTGGACTTGGCAGGCAGAGTCCGAAACCATAAATCACAGTACGGGTAGGTTGGATGGTGATGGCTGGCTTTGTCAGGTAGGTGTTGATACGCCTAATCAATTTATGGTGTATGGACCAAATGATAAAAATGTAACTGCAGGTCCTAATATCGCTGAATTTAGAATTATGACCGATAATAATACGATTGATAATGATACAGTGGTAAATTTGGATGTGAGAAACGCGACTACAGGAATTGTTTTAGCGTCTAAAAAAATAACAAGAAAGCAATTTACNTCNTCAGGAANTTATATTAGTTTCAACATAAATTTTCAAATGCCTGCTGATAGTCAAAAAATAGAATTAAGAGTTTTTTGGAGAGGAATCGCTTATACAAAAGTAGATTATGTAAGAGTAAAGCAAGATAATGCAGATGCGGAACAGTACTTATTTTCATCATTAAAAGGTATTGTGAATAAAANACAACCGAGAATATTCTCCTATGAAGGCGACGGANNTGCTGAAGGACCTTATACNTGGCTTAATTCTTTGGGNGTNCAATATNTTGAAAATAAAACCAGTAATTTGAANACACTTNNCAAATATCTTTCNGAAGTTTCCGGATTAATTGTTTACGATCCTGCTCAAATTCATACNGTNAACCTTGCCACTACTTTGGCTGGCAAAAGAAACGCTCTCGTNACTTCGCCCTCTTTTTTATCACTCNTAATGGCGCCNCCCTACAATCTTCCTNTTTTAGAAGATTTAAGAGGTAAATTCACCAATAAATTAGAGGTTTATCAAACATTATATGATAAATACTGGCCCGATATTGATCATCGTTTATTGATAGGATTAAATCCATTGGCACATAAAGCAGCNTTGAGGGAATATGTAACCGCTTTNGGAGCCGCTGTAATNTGGCTGGATCCAAATATAGCGGAAGAAAGCGCATTGTTAAATAAATTCCTGTCNAGTATGCCGACAGGAGCGAATTATATGGGTTGGTGGCCCGAAGAAGCGCCNGGCGTGGCAAGAGTTTCAGCTTATGGAATAACTACNATNGCGAGTGATTTTTCTACTAACTTGACATTTCATAGTGGAATGCCCAGAACAATAGAAGCCAAACCTATGCCATCCAAACCATTATTGGAGAATAAAATTTATGTCGCATTTATCCTCAGTGATGGAGATAANTTGCANTANGTAGAACATCTTTTACGAAAATTATGGAATAATCCCGATCGTGGTTCCGTTCCTATGGGATGGACATTATCGCCTGCAATGGTTGATGCTATGCCGGGCGCTTTAAATTATTTCCATAAAACTTCTACGATTAACGATAATCTTATTTCGGGTCCCTCAGGATATGGTTATACATATCCAACCAATTGGCCTTCGGTAGACGCGCTCAATCAATTCGCAGCGAAAACGGAAGAATATAACATTCGTGCCGGTTTTAGAGTAATCACTATTTGGAATACCATAACTGGTGGCATAAACAGGAATACAGGGAATGCTTTTTCCTTAAACGCTCCAACTTTGCTCGGTTTGACCGCTCAAAATACTGGAGGACTTTTGAGTATATATAATTCATCACTTCCGGGAATGCCCCTTTCTTGCAATTATTGTACAGACGTGCAAGCAATGAAAAACCACATTGCTTCTGCTTCTTCAAATTGGAACGGTTCAAGTCCAAGATTTGTTATTATACAAGCACAACCTTGGAATAACGTGACTCCCACAAGTTTCAAAGAAGTAATGAACTCACTTGATTCGAAATATGAAGTTATTCGTCCGGATCATATTTTTCAACTTATAAGAGAAGCCAATAATTTGTCGGTTAACCCGGGCGGAATTGAAGGAGATGGAACAGGACTTACAGGAATTTACTATAACGGGACTAATTTTGATACGGAAGTTGCTACAAGAGTTGACAGTTTGATAGATTTCGACTGGGGCAGCGGTTCTCCAATGCAACAAGTAAATTCGAACGGATTTTCAGTGAAATGGACAGGGCAGGTGCAACCACGATATTCGGGGACATACACTTTTTATTCAACAAGCGATAATGGAAGTCGGATTTGGGTAAACAATCAATTGATAATAGACAGTTGGATTGGATTAACAGGAACAACTTATTCAGGAGCTATAGATTTGAAAGCGGGTGAGAAATATAATTTAAAGGTAGAATATTATGAAAATGCAGGCGCCGCAAAATGTAAATTAGAATGGGCGAGTCCGCTCCAATCGCGTGAAGTGATTCCTCAGAAGCAACTTTATAAAGATATTGCTTCGACGGATATTTATAATAATAAGGAGTCCGCTCACTTTTTAATTTATCCGAACCCGACTGTGCATGGCTTATTAAACGTTCAATTAAATACAAGTCCTAATGAAGGCTCCTATATCAGAATATTTGATGTTTGCGGAAAAGAATTATTGCGGGAAAAAATCAAAGAATCCAAGCAGGAAATAGATGTAAGCAAACTTAAAAAAGGATTATACGTGCTTAATATTTATGCAAATAAACAAACCAAATCCATGCGTTACATTATAAATTGA
- a CDS encoding Alfa-L-rhamnosidase encodes MKLQKHHIRFSFIKRKLFFIVLFLGLFLSNSSILSAVIVKNLRVEYMRNPIGIDVIHPRFSWEMESDEIGVKQTAYQITVSDEEGKVIWNSGEVNSDKSVGIQYNGATLSASTRYVWKLNVRDNNGNLTSSTENXFFETGLLXSGWSNAKWLKIKKENECNTPTNFTLSCDITVIDQNAGVIFGAKDANNMYMWAINTYQTGSDFPILRRHIFENGNVXFTDVSLQGKFTKEQILGVERRLKIQAXNNVIYTYLDDILIXTYNSTSLKDGYIGFRVYTGDNNTXEHAYIDNVEYTYFTKDANCNLXSATLKEDFENNSNDFEGSKTIIIXGNTKMDLXADGNSDLRILQGDAGGIPMFRSAFALSKQIKSARIYSSALGVYDLFINGKRVGNPQSDGTFAYDEFKPGWTDYRKTVLYSTYDITNLLNVGQNVVGAQISSGWFSGAIAHNEYGNPELGFIAKILVNYSDGSQDIIVTDPAGWKASTNSSIRMADIYNGETYDARKDTDWSSPEFDASSWNDTEMHNYFKGDILAFVGQPVRVRXEXQQTPKNITIYQGIKSSGSTYGEINIVNVLSGNTNFLLKKGETAIFDFGQNFAGWVKFKVKGTRGTRITGRFAEMLNDSGESSRGNDNAKGTLYLKNLRSAKATLNYILNGEEQGETYHPSMTFFGFRYCEITATEDIVLESMLGEVVGNINEENSSFTTNNESVNKLYNNVLWGQRSNFLSIPTDCPQRDERLGWMGDTQVFSRAATYNADVASFFNKWVKDVRDSQQTDGTYPSVVPDNWGVGYGRTAWAEAAIIVPWNIYQMYDDREILKNHYESMERFMNWMALQQFDGYLYNGANTQYGDWLAYENTNPRFISVCYYAYVARLMSKISKALCETTGDIFDQNVTKYNTLYDNIKNEFQKRYISTRTGALFEDTQTAYLLALSNDXFATPEATQKATNFLVXKIKSNGNKLSTGFVGTGIXNQTLSKMXASETAXSLLLQRSDPSWLYSVDQGATTIWERWNSYTIXNGFGDPVMNSFNHYSYGAVSEWMYRYMAGIEVDENNPGFKHFILQPKPDSRDALTEEKITKVDAVYGSYYGKIKSKWEXLSNGNYRYSITVPANTSATMYILKLNGTKKXYQAGIAADKVQGVSAFVEEENRFILELQSGSYVFDTDSYNTSISNPDVENSFFRIYPNPVQTGKEIFVETKIDNISFENXXINVYSLAGEKIANYKILQKITPISLHQNAGAYILEFKCGEKVKEKVKLIVT; translated from the coding sequence ATGAAGTTACAAAAGCATCACATTCGTTTTAGTTTCATAAAAAGAAAACTATTTTTTATTGTTCTTTTTTTAGGGCTATTTTTGAGTAATAGTTCAATTCTATCGGCGGTGATTGTAAAGAATCTTCGCGTTGAATATATGAGAAATCCTATAGGAATAGACGTTATTCATCCCCGTTTCAGTTGGGAAATGGAGTCTGATGAAATCGGGGTAAAACAAACGGCATATCAAATTACGGTTTCTGATGAAGAAGGTAAAGTTATATGGAATTCCGGAGAAGTAAATTCAGATAAATCGGTGGGAATACAATATAATGGAGCGACTCTTTCAGCATCAACCCGTTATGTGTGGAAACTAAACGTTCGAGACAATAATGGCAATTTGACTTCCTCCACCGAAAATGNTTTTTTTGAAACAGGACTTTTATNCTCGGGTTGGTCTAACGCAAAATGGTTGAAAATAAAAAAGGAAAACGAATGTAATACGCCAACAAATTTTACTTTGTCTTGTGATATAACTGTTATTGACCAAAATGCAGGTGTGATTTTTGGAGCGAAAGATGCGAACAACATGTATATGTGGGCAATAAACACTTATCAAACCGGTTCGGATTTTCCGATTTTAAGAAGGCATATTTTTGAAAACGGGAATGTANAATTTACCGATGTGAGCTTACAAGGCAAATTTACCAAAGAACAAATACTGGGCGTTGAAAGAAGATTGAAAATTCAGGCTNTAAACAACGTTATTTACACCTATCTTGATGATATTCTAATTGANACATACAATAGCACATCATTGAAAGATGGATATATTGGTTTTAGAGTATATACGGGAGATAATAATACGCANGAACATGCTTATATAGATAATGTTGAATATACTTATTTTACAAAAGATGCCAATTGCAATCTCANATCGGCTACTTTGAAAGAAGATTTTGAAAATAATTCTAATGATTTTGAAGGAAGTAAAACCATTATAATAAANGGAAATACAAAAATGGATTTACANGCGGATGGAAATTCTGATTTACGTATCCTGCAAGGAGACGCTGGCGGTATTCCGATGTTTAGATCGGCATTCGCGTTATCCAAACAAATAAAATCTGCTCGAATTTATTCTTCCGCATTGGGCGTTTACGATTTATTCATCAATGGAAAAAGAGTAGGAAATCCGCAATCGGACGGGACGTTTGCTTATGACGAATTCAAACCGGGCTGGACTGACTATCGGAAAACTGTATTATATTCTACTTATGATATTACAAATTTGCTCAATGTAGGACAAAATGTTGTTGGAGCTCAGATTTCTTCCGGTTGGTTTTCAGGAGCTATCGCGCATAACGAATATGGCAATCCGGAATTAGGATTTATAGCAAAAATACTCGTTAACTATTCAGATGGTTCGCAAGATATAATTGTAACAGACCCTGCCGGTTGGAAAGCCTCAACAAATTCTTCAATCCGGATGGCAGATATTTATAACGGTGAAACTTACGATGCCCGTAAAGATACGGATTGGTCCTCGCCGGAATTTGACGCCTCAAGTTGGAACGATACTGAAATGCATAATTATTTCAAAGGAGATATACTCGCTTTTGTTGGTCAGCCTGTTCGCGTTCGTNCNGAATTNCAGCAAACTCCCAAAAACATTACCATTTATCAAGGAATAAAATCTTCAGGCTCTACTTATGGCGAAATAAATATTGTTAACGTGTTATCGGGCAATACAAATTTTTTACTCAAAAAAGGAGAAACCGCTATTTTCGATTTCGGACAAAATTTTGCAGGCTGGGTAAAATTCAAAGTGAAAGGAACGAGAGGTACAAGAATTACGGGTCGTTTCGCTGAAATGCTGAATGATTCAGGCGAAAGTTCGAGAGGAAATGATAACGCCAAAGGAACACTTTATTTGAAAAATCTTCGCTCGGCAAAAGCAACTTTAAATTACATTTTAAATGGAGAAGAACAGGGAGAAACATATCATCCTTCAATGACTTTTTTCGGTTTTAGATATTGTGAAATAACCGCGACGGAAGACATTGTTTTAGAATCGATGCTCGGTGAAGTGGTAGGAAATATTAATGAAGAAAATTCGTCGTTCACAACCAATAATGAATCGGTAAATAAACTGTATAATAATGTTTTATGGGGTCAAAGAAGTAATTTTTTAAGTATTCCAACCGATTGCCCTCAACGAGATGAAAGATTGGGTTGGATGGGCGATACGCAAGTTTTTTCACGCGCTGCTACTTATAATGCTGATGTCGCGTCATTTTTCAATAAATGGGTGAAAGATGTGCGAGACAGCCAACAGACTGACGGAACTTATCCTTCGGTAGTTCCTGATAATTGGGGCGTAGGATACGGACGCACTGCCTGGGCTGAGGCAGCTATTATCGTTCCTTGGAATATCTACCAAATGTATGATGATAGGGAAATTCTTAAAAATCACTATGAATCTATGGAGCGATTTATGAACTGGATGGCATTGCAACAATTTGATGGATACCTTTACAATGGAGCAAATACGCAGTACGGTGATTGGCTCGCGTATGAAAATACAAATCCTCGATTTATTAGCGTTTGTTATTATGCTTATGTAGCGCGTTTAATGTCGAAAATATCCAAAGCCTTATGCGAAACAACCGGTGATATTTTTGATCAAAACGTAACAAAATACAATACGCTTTATGACAATATAAAAAATGAATTCCAAAAAAGATATATAAGTACAAGGACTGGCGCGTTGTTTGAAGATACTCAAACTGCNTATTTGCTGGCTTTATCAAATGATTTNTTTGCAACTCCCGAAGCAACGCAAAAAGCGACAAATTTTCTTGTTNATAAAATAAAATCTAACGGAAATAAATTAAGTACCGGATTTGTTGGAACAGGAATTNTAAACCAAACCTTGAGTAAAATGGNAGCTTCTGAGACNGCTTANAGCTTGCTTTTACAACGTAGCGATCCGTCTTGGTTATACAGTGTTGATCAGGGCGCTACAACGATTTGGGAACGTTGGAACTCATATACAATTNCCAATGGATTTGGTGATCCGGTNATGAATTCTTTCAATCATTATTCTTACGGCGCCGTTTCTGAATGGATGTATCGTTATATGGCTGGAATAGAAGTAGATGAAAATAATCCCGGCTTCAAACACTTTATTCTTCAGCCAAAACCCGATAGCAGAGATGCGCTCACCGAAGAAAAAATTACAAAAGTAGATGCCGTTTACGGTTCATATTATGGAAAAATAAAAAGTAAATGGGAAANATTGTCCAACGGAAATTATCGGTATTCAATAACAGTTCCTGCAAATACGTCGGCTACAATGTATATTCTAAAACTAAACGGAACAAAAAAANTGTATCAGGCAGGTATAGCTGCAGATAAAGTTCAGGGAGTCAGTGCATTTGTTGAAGAGGAAAATAGATTTATATTAGAACTGCAATCAGGAAGTTATGTGTTTGATACAGATAGTTACAATACATCAATTTCAAATCCGGACGTAGAAAATAGTTTTTTTCGAATTTATCCAAATCCCGTTCAAACGGGAAAGGAAATATTTGTAGAAACAAAAATAGATAATATCTCCTTTGAGAATNCCTNTATAAACGTATATTCATTAGCGGGTGAAAAAATCGCCAATTACAAAATCCTGCAAAAAATTACGCCTATTTCTTTGCATCAAAATGCGGGAGCGTATATCCTTGAATTTAAATGCGGCGAAAAGGTAAAGGAAAAAGTAAAATTAATTGTCACCTAA